TATTCGTTCATCATTTGTTATTGTTTGTACTGAGCACATATTGACGTAACTTCACACGCACTTGACCGAAGCTGTCTTCAAAAGAATATAGAACAGCCAGCAAGTCTTGCAGGAAATTTCACGCATGTCACTCTCCGTGTATTGTGATGATTATATTTTTTACCCTGTTCTGGAAATAATAGCTTTTGTTATGATATGTGCTTCTCTGATTTGTCACGTCATTGTAAAAGCTCAGCATAAGAAGGTTTTCTCATACTTATGCATTAGATAAGGATACGGATTTTATACTATCCAAATGCTAATCGTCTTCTAGTAACATTCTGACACATGTTTTTCGCTACACATTTTGAAACACTTTTGCTAACATCTCATCCATTGGGAATCTACTTCTAAATCGATCAACACAATGGTTTCGCCATCATCACTTATGGTAATTGCATACTGCTTGAAAGCGATAAAAATCAACATCAAAAGATATTCATCGTTTATTTATGAGCCTCAAAACTATGCCAGCCTATCAATGAgcataaatatttttaagaGTGTAGTAGGACTCGTCATTCCAaatcagcgctgccaactataccgatttctcggtatttacaggaatacagataagcTCTCTCAAAACAccgataccgattttcagtttttgtgttggattccgtaggggtaaaccaggccgagcgaccttttttttttggtcgcaaaatcagtttccgcactaaatcgatgtttgatttttcgagaaagacattgtacagatagatttttccgccaaatacagatttttggaaaaaaacagttgacagcactgttcCAAATACCGATGTGGAATCTGATGTAtttagtacgattcagacggtccggcttcttccgtcaccgtcaccggaacgtcaacgtccgtcaccgtcattctgattcacacgatccggtttcctatccgtgtccgtcatgtcattttcttacacgttccactcaacaacgtaacgtactttgcaaatctactgataagtttaattacttatatgtggtatatttcgtttaagagtgggatcttgacaccgaatacatacataacaaacgtcagctcaatcatatgaatcgtgcatgtgtgcgataatcacagtccgtcaaatattttttcggagaaatgttgacggagcttgccgttgacggactttgacgttccggatctctgctggatcgtgtgaatgcgcaaagggaaaactcatttgactaattttgacggaggctgacgttccggtgacggaagaagccggatcgtctgaatcgtacatttagCGGACCTTACCCGATCGTTTAAAGTATAacgtcatttttaatgaacgtTTAAGGACAGTAATGatgaattctcggttgatttttcaatagggtGTATAAGCAAgtcacagtttctctttgtttactttctcttctattaattatcaagcggtttccatgtttatcactcaactctttgcataaaatgataccccAAACTTTCGACAGAatagtgaaatcaaagaaaatcttttcaatcacctcacaataatcgaaagagagagagagagtgattaaagaaactgtcacttgcttatacgctctAATGAAAACTCAATCGAGAATTATTTATACAAATTTGTAATGTCATTACTCGTGCAACGGCCGCTTATAGGTAAAAATCTGACAGCTCCGTTGTGTTGTTGTTGTCACTGTAATAAATCTGAGTTGATTTTTCTATGTAAGTAACGGTAtctctttgtttgtttttttgtaCTAATTGAAAGTCGAAGGTTTCGAGTTCCGTTTGATACAAATAGTTGAATGGTAAACCTAGAAACTGCTTATACGGACCAGagtttaaaattgtcacgcatcctcaatgaaagaatccaatccaacagcctcattttcaatatttcactgTCTCGTTCGTAAATTaacgacaccagaacaaacgaagagagacgaagcattttcgtttctcattgaaaaaacgagagagaataattgccaacgtcactctttcctctatgacaagacgaaaccaaactaacttcttcagggagcatcagcagaatttcaattctcattttttttttgtttcaattatagaggctttaacatcttaggtcattcgcctcttcggaccagaaaatctttctgaccctatatgcggggttgggaatcgaacccaggcgggctgcgtgaaaggcatcgactatcccatcacgctatacccgtcccccaattCTCATTGTTTCACCGATGTATTGAAAAAGGTTATAAAGAgtaactaaaatatgacaaatcgaagtaattacatcccagaacctatttgaaaaccaaaactactacaaattcgagcaccaacaggtaaaagtaattgtgaaactttttttctgtcattttcgattctcacagcttcggttgaatactgacactgcatactatgggattttcactgaaaaccacaAATGACTGAaaaggcaaatgaaagaaagaaaaaaaaacaattttgaaactactctcccGCTTATGCCATTGACTGGGcaaggatttcgttctcatagtttgcaagcgaagctgagagtgacaataatttctcgtcattttcgtctattttgagtcactgaaaataacttttattagctctgatacGGACAAACCGATCGAGAAATAACCCTGTTCAGGAGTAAGGTTTTTACTTCCTGATAGTTCAGAAATTGTTTTCAAGCATCGATAAAATCtggaaaaatgtttcattttgtcGGAGACGTTGAAATCGATTTACACACACGCACTCAAGATCCAAGTAAACGGAATCGAAGTTTGCCATTGAATCTTTTTCGAATCCGTTTTTCTGTTCCGaagttacagggtaataagtgttaaaatgtatatttttctatGTGTGTAAGTTCTTTTGATGTGAaacatgaaaataaatattctagAATTCGATAGAGCTAGAATCCGATTGATAATGATATTCTGCTTTGGAAGTTTCTTGAACAAGAACAGTAGTTTTATAATGTTCGACACTTCGACCACTAGTTTTCGTCATTATCAAAAGATATATTCTAACGTTTCTCGCCTGAAAATACACATATTTTATCACTGTGCGttacttgaaaacaatttcAAAGATGATCTTCCGGAGCTTACAATTTTCAAACGAGGTGCATTGCGATATTTTCTTTGATGAAAAACAAAACCAACAGTCGAAACATCGGGCAGTAAAACAGCTGTTCGTATTTAAACGCTAGAGtcgaataccacaatattacatTGCAGTTTTGGTCATTTcaatatattaaaaatattacaggtttgtgtacgagacacgaccgcACCGAGCGTAAGTTGGTTCGATACTGATCAGAAATTCCACACGGTCGTAGtgtaatttccgtagattgacaTTGTCCCCGGAAGTTATAGTGCTGTCAAGCATGAAAGGACCATTTTTCATTCACCATGCAAAATAGttccaatttccgtagatttattCTATGCATCCGTAAGCCAGTAGAAAATCTCCGAATCCGTATTTGTCAAGCGGATGACAAAGCGAATATTTCTCCTATCCACTCTGCATAAAAGCAGGCGTTGACCGAGAAGCCGTTTAGTGCGAAAGTTCATACTGTGCACAACGATGTGGtttttgtttatgcataacgcgaaaactcgatataccgatcgaagcagaactgctaCAGAACAAAATGCAAGGTGTGAAGCAGCGTTAAAAACAGACGGCCGTTGTTAAGGAATCAAGAAGTTGACATCATTATgacatgctgtgattggctcgtgaaaacataggtcaattcaaaccgagtttccattgatgtactattgaaatacttaaatgacgGTTTCGATACATGTTTAGGTTAAATGttcccgaatcgattggttgttaaattacgtTGTTAAATCACGCAGAGAAACAGAGCTTGTCCAAAATAACGAATCAGTTAAAGgattttttatcagatgtatattgatttcaagctagaatatgatttgaACCAATCATTTCCTCCCATCAACATTAATAATGATCTCTGTTCGatgttaatcaaaattttggtcttgtcaaacaaaaaaagatttgttccaGCTGATAGCTATAAATCACCTATTTATTACATATCAACAAAAATAGAGTTGATATTATTGGCAATTTCTATGTTGTTTCAATTTAAATTAGTACACGATTGTTTGTGTCTAAACATAGCTAGAACAGTTACCCACTTGTACGCatcgggcagatttccccccagacggctagcTATGTAATTCTGGcataattccggcaaaagtcagtcagcaatgcaacaaccgtttccggcagagaattttgcCTAGCGGTTATGAACGGTTCTTTTTCTGTCGGGTTCttaccatacaagattggcagaaccgttttgaattagTTCTAaattttaagcgtcttggttttattttttcaataaaaagtacatatgaaaggcaataagtttttgcccttcatatatactaatcatggaaagtgttattgccaataacattgctttctcactaccaaacatacccatatttcaatctcatttacctcgtctcaagattcgtttttttgtatgtgcatgcgggattgacgaatatcatatGAAgtcgaatgaataaaaaaacaaaaaagaaggcggagtgaaataaaaaaacacgtTTATTTGCACggagtgaaataaaaaaacacgtgcggacaattttgacagcagccggaatgtagCCTGCACTCTGACGGTTGTCAGAATTCCTCACGGgtagttgaatttttttaacactcactttttgGTACCATTTGATTCTACTAGATTAATTTTCTTTAACGTCACAACATCTTCACAAAAGTGACAAAACTTTCACAGAAGTACTAACTTTATAATGCAGATACGCGTGCTTCAGAATGTTATTTACACCTTATAAAACCACTAAAGTTTTTCTGTAGTCCGTCACCCACTTGTACGTGGCGGAAAGATTCCCCTCCAGACGGCTAGTTATACCCGCCAGCCAAATTTGCCGACAGtctgccagaattccgacaAGAGTCTGGCTAAAATGCAAGAACCGTTcctggcagagaatttcgcctagcggttattaacggttatgTTTCTGTCGGATTATCACCACACAAGACTgggagaaccgttttgaatcggttctaaatTTTATTAcccttcatatatatatatttacaatggaaaatgttattgtcaaAAACATTACTTTCTCACTATAAAACAtactcatatttcaatctcatttgtacatgcgggattgacgaatatcaaatataTTCGAACCCTAAAAAAAGGAAGAGCGAAATAAGCAAAACAAGTACAGCGAGAGAATAAGGCAATTTCGCCTGGGCAATttcgacagcagccggaatgcagccaggctTCTGTCGCTtgtcagaattcctcacaagcgggcaaTAGATGgtgcacggaaaataaaaactaccgattatttgacttctttttacctaattttgagttattttgaaTCTCTTCTTTCATTTGCTAAtcccattgttgtcaaaatacaaagaggttgggtttcgttcaataagctaaaattaagtaattgagtcaatacgactcaactgtagagtaaaaaTAACTCATCTTTAACTATATTTTTTGCACGTGCcttacgaaaactacctagagccactttacctaaaattaggttattgaacggaacccccaaattaggtggaatgtacttaaaattagtttGCTTTGCGAATCCGTgtttattggccgttatcaCGATGTCTAAATGTACAGGTGGCGAGATAAGTCGTTTTCTATTGAGTTGCACGTAAACATCAtttcaactgtttttcaaagaagggcgaatctaacactgacagcaaatggagaaaaacgtcgaaaaatgtttcgactttggtttcaaatcctattcaaaaattatcgaatattctcagatcaatttttgattagtcgaagaactgttggtttatctttcaaaggcatgcaaattttaccactttccttctatatctgctgaataaatcaacatcaaaaaagtttcgccctttttcgatttgtttacttctatgCTTCCTGTGTGCATTATGCAGTTAAGCCCTTgtgcatttttcgtgaaattggctGGCTCGTCTCATTGACTATTTCCAGTAGTGAAAGGTTCGAAAACCATCTATCATagagaaaataaatagtttcgccttCCATTACTAGTAATTGAAGTATCGTCCTgcttgttggcatggaacacgaagGGCGAACTTACGTAAActaatggaatgacagtttcgccctttatagctctttttattactaagattgagatttttataGAATCagatttttaggcaaaattataggattttgaagcatttattggtaggtgagagaaactcgatttgtttacttttataagATTCGCCCATCTTCGAAAAACAGCTGAACGGAACCGTTTGAAACAATTTCCTCAAATTTCACAATattaatcgaaagcttgtagattTGGCTTGAAAGTTATGCGAAGAGTGGAGCGTCAAAAAAAGGAGATTTATTTCTCATGTCGCTTCTAGTCTATCTACTGTTATGATTTTGTATTCTTCCACATCATTAATCAATCACTCACTGTTTTTCAGCAGTAATGTTTTAGGtttattcatttaaaaaagAGTCATAATTTAGTGCAACTTTACTAATGGCCAATGATTCgttattcatgttttttttattctaagaGTGCAGCGAGAGTGAACGCGGAACACGGAATGATGGAACGAACATCGTATTCACTCTAACAGGTATGCTTTGATGAAAGTTCGCAGGACGTTTGCACTCTGACAAGAATCTAGTGCCTTTGACAACGGAAATGTCTTTACCAACTATAAAAACTTATTCCGGGAACAAGTTTCCTACAGCAAAAATATTTCTCGGATCCAGCTCTGTTTTGATGGCTTTCAGTAGACCAACGCCAGCTTCGGATACTGTGGCGGGATACCATTTGCTGCGTATCTTTCCGATACCGTGATGGTGTGAAACCGTTCCTCCGTTGGCCAAGATCGCCTCTCGAGCGATTGATTCCAGTTCCATAAACGTCCGGGCCGAATGCTCCGGTGAACCTAGTATTTTAACCGACAAATAGAAGTAAATACAGCAGCCAGTATCGTAGCTTTGAGTTAACCGATACGATAGTAATGGACATAAAAACCGTTGTTTACACTCGGTAATAATTATGTTTTCCACATTTTGACACAGTTGAATAGTATTATTCCAAGAGACAGAGGTTTCAAATGAATCGGCATATATACTGTGCTCGAATGCCAAATCctacagttaaaaaaaaacacactctCAGTAATTTTACACTTCAAAAACATAACACCAAACCTACCCGAATATAAGCAGCAATAAAGATCATTCGATAGCTTTTCTCGCTACGTTTTGCACCGCCTACTATTGCACCGTATTTCGAAGCTATAGCGTAGATTTCTTTCTGCTGACAGGTCACAGTATTTCGGGTTCCTTCGAACATAACAACACACGTGACAATATCATCACAAGAATaaccaaaatatttttcaatataaaaatcCTCCAGTttcctcgaaattctcgaatgcCATTTACTTGCCGTCAGTTCCCGACCGATCTTCAACTGAGTGTTGTCCATTAAGCGAACCGAGGCCGGTGTTGAGCGATTTTTAGCAACTTCCCGTACAAACTGAACACCAGTTCTGAAATTGCGAAACACCAGTGATTCAAATTTCGACACTTCTGGAAGAGGCCTCACTTTCACGACAGCCTCGGTGATGACCCCGAGTGTGCCTTCCGAGCCGAAGATTATGTGATCAATGTCGGGTCCGCAGGAAACCCGTGCTGCCATAAACTGCTTTTCCAGAACACCACCCGGAGTAACAACTTTTATTCGCACTACAAGATCTTCGATGTTTCCGTACACATTTTTCTTCACACCGGAAGCTCGCGTCGATATCCATCCGCCAAGTGTGGAAAACTCATACGAATCCGGTTCGTGGCCTAGTGTCAAACATTGCTTCTGTAGTACCCGTTCAATATCCTGACCGATGGCTCCCGACTCAAAGCAAGCAGTCAGATTCTCCTTGGACAACCAAAGCAAACGATTCATCTGTGTCGTATCGATAACCGCAATCGTACGGTCCATGATTTCTGGTGTCCGTGTTGCTCCGGAAACTGAAGTATTACCACCGACCGGAATCAGTGCAATGTCATGCTGAACGGCCAGTTCTACAATTTGAACCACCTGTTCGTGGCAGTTAGGCCATATCACCAAATCGGGTATTCTGTTGAAACGTAGATTCCGTGTGTCGTTTATATCTTCCAGGCTCTGCCCGTGACAGCGCATAAATCGGTGCAAACCTTTTTCGGAATAGTCCACTCCGACTGCTTTCAGCTTCGTAAGAAATGCTTCATTCCGTAGAGGTTCCGGGAACTCCGTTGGCTCCTTAACGATCTCGACGGGACGTTCTTCCAAATCGTAGTATGACTTATACCAACTCCAAAAGCTACCCACGTGGTTTTCACCGGCCTCGAAGTAGCGACTGCCGGAACAGTACAATCCATGCTCATCCCTTAGGAACCGTGTATCCTTGTATCCCCAACCATCCCAGCGGAACACTCTATGCCGATGCTTGGGCAGTGCCGATTTAATCTGTTTCGGAAAGGTATGTTCGCCGTTGCGGTCACCCATGCTGTAAATAAATTCTAGCTGGACTAACTGAACTATCTTCCGTGATGAATATTTGTGTTCATGCTAGAGACGGGTGTTTTCTTTAGAGTTGTAAGCAAACGTGTTGGTTAACAGTACACAACGCAGCTTTGACTCAAACATTGGCGTGATAGCCTACAACAACATGAGTAAAAACGGTGCGAACTGATTTTCAAGCTTGCGAGGAATTCTCttaaaaaatttgataaaattaccATCGTACTAAAATTTGTCGGGTTGAGTCAGTGAGCTAGCTATTGGTACAGTGACCCTATTCGGCAACAGCTCGGTTCAGCTTTgctgtcacaaaaaaaaacaatcacatcAGCTTTGACATTTGGAAGTTCTCTCGAGCGAAGATATAAGCAGCACAAAAACGTTCAGACAAAGCAgaatttcgatatattgtaaaaaatcaaaatcctgCACCGAAATTTATTATACGCAAGCGAAGGTTTCATTTATCACTAGTTGTATCTAAAAATAACCATTTTCCAGTAATAAATGCTTTCATGCCACTGGAAGATAATGGTTGAAATTAATTTATTGTGTTATAATTAAGATCAGCTCGAAATCAGCGACCATGTAATTTGTTGCTCGTCGATCCATTTATAACTGACGAAGCGTTTATAACAGATATCATGAGCTCTTTCGTACGTTTGGTGTGCAATAAAAAGAAGCGATCCTAAATAAAGAGAAGAAATTAGTGGTCCAGCAAAAATTTAAGAGCAGTCACAGTCCGATATCGCACCTACGACGGTTTGATAATGTTGACACGTAACGCATGTTCGAAGGTTGACAAATGGCGTGACTGTCAGATGGTTGCCAACTAGAGATGTcaggtgaaattttcatttcaaatacaTACagagttgcaaaagtctgtaaattcgaAAAATGTCTGCGACTTCTAAAAGGTATGAAACACAAAACTGATTTTTACGAAATTCgcagatttctacagatttttagGAATATTTCGTTAAACTGACAGGTTTTTAGAACGTTCCTCACAGATGTTCACAGATATAAACCGAAAATGTTCATCACATATAATATACAGATTTTTCCAGTTGAAACACAGATCTTAATATGGCAGCTCTGCCGCTCACAGACCTCAATAGAGACAACCGTGTCCAAATGAAATGATAGGGGCATAGTATATTGGAGAAAGTAGTGTGGTTTTCATTGATGAATAACTTTGTATGACATGAAAAACTTAAAGAAGTTCAAACTATGTAAGTTTTCTTACAAGATCTGATTTTCGGAGAACCTTTTCAGCAAATACTTTATATAATTAATTCTACTTAAGTTACTGGAATAgtaaaaagccttggtattacattcctgcagtggaatttgacattctgtttcaacagattctacgattctactgacatagAATAGAACCTTTTGTAAATCTATTTGAAATgattttctgcacaactttgtcgaagttacttaGCCCCAACGAACAACCTTTTAGAGGAATTAatcaaacaaataaaatttttaaaagatgGCGCCACAATTACGAGCGTAAAATTGGAGTTTTGAACCATTCTGCAAGAGTTGCTGTTTTCAGCAGTTCTccagtcaaaaaaaaaattcaactcgAGTGGTGAACTCAAAGAATCATAAAAAATTCAACGAAATTTCAAAGACTGATGTGGATTTTCAGACATTCGTTACCGTTTCAAAGAGAATTTGATTTGAAACAGGaacataaagggtgattttttctgGTATCtttctggcaacactgtttttgacagatcacgcgtgaatcgtctTGTCTTGTGTCATAATCAAATTTGTCCAGTTGGGTCtacaatttaatcatgaatcgtcgtttgatcTATAATTCAATCATGAATCTGGTTCTGGTTCTTCGTTGTAGAAAGATTCACTTTTTTATCGATAAACTGtggtcagcgacgaagctcatttctggttgaaaggTGTGTGgaaaccagccagaagcatgaCAAgaactaccaatgcatcccaaaaaagtcaccgtTTGgtatggattatgggccggtggcattattcgtgataTATCGGCCGATACGACGGAGagaatgtgatgtgatgtgatgtgaagtgaagccaccatcagttcaaggacttgccagtggatgcgggtagacttacagtagccccgatatgactcatccattcaccttcttactatagctgttaccgaaaagcgaacaaaaagggttgggcggatacgtaagtagagtcacttactcgtattccgcgggaataaaagatgctcttccaaccataatatccagtgcatggatgaagcatatcgctatacatgcttgaacccgcctgatggtttgtttgagaagggcgcgtcagactcatttcaaaccttcagaaggaaacaagtttccttcaagtgacttgggctggctatccacaatccctcgtccagtcatcaattcgtccgatgccctgatgctccctcccctttacgcccccgtgcaaaatgttttatattgataaatacaatgaaacatagtgtaatgaaattaatataacataaaatgatataatagattacaaaataatataatacaatgtcatacaatataatataatatattataaaacatgatataaaataacagtcaaTGTAGagagtcagttatgctcttctatcttcgcaatactgcaggaagtagaatatttctcttctaataacaataataatatccacatctataaaaataatatatgttattattattgatgacaaattaataataataacaatcaatataataatgaagataacaacaaaaaacaatataatatagtacaatgaattatataataaataatagaataaataaaatgatatgttgcgatatgctatgatattatattactcattctgccatcaacgcattccatcgaccttttgtcaccacagacacacgggtaggcatgaaacaggaaccagtgaggaccaagctcaccttgtgacgaccttgatatttagttgaaagttactttaaaaatgataacttataaggaaaacaaatttatattttgcgcagaggtacgtagtactactcataatcaaccctacaatataatataatataatacaacataatgcgatacaatataacataacataatagaaatataatataacataatataataaaatataatataatataatacaatataatatgatataatgcaatgcagtataataccatacaacatagtatttaataacataaaatagggtaagacgataatatatgaaataatatgctatgatacaatataacaggtaatgtcGCAATGTatgttacgctcttctaataataataataataataataataataataataataat
This genomic window from Malaya genurostris strain Urasoe2022 chromosome 1, Malgen_1.1, whole genome shotgun sequence contains:
- the LOC131428301 gene encoding alkyldihydroxyacetonephosphate synthase-like — protein: MGDRNGEHTFPKQIKSALPKHRHRVFRWDGWGYKDTRFLRDEHGLYCSGSRYFEAGENHVGSFWSWYKSYYDLEERPVEIVKEPTEFPEPLRNEAFLTKLKAVGVDYSEKGLHRFMRCHGQSLEDINDTRNLRFNRIPDLVIWPNCHEQVVQIVELAVQHDIALIPVGGNTSVSGATRTPEIMDRTIAVIDTTQMNRLLWLSKENLTACFESGAIGQDIERVLQKQCLTLGHEPDSYEFSTLGGWISTRASGVKKNVYGNIEDLVVRIKVVTPGGVLEKQFMAARVSCGPDIDHIIFGSEGTLGVITEAVVKVRPLPEVSKFESLVFRNFRTGVQFVREVAKNRSTPASVRLMDNTQLKIGRELTASKWHSRISRKLEDFYIEKYFGYSCDDIVTCVVMFEGTRNTVTCQQKEIYAIASKYGAIVGGAKRSEKSYRMIFIAAYIRDLAFEHSIYADSFETSVSWNNTIQLCQNVENIIITECKQRFLCPLLSYRLTQSYDTGCCIYFYLSVKILGSPEHSARTFMELESIAREAILANGGTVSHHHGIGKIRSKWYPATVSEAGVGLLKAIKTELDPRNIFAVGNLFPE